One segment of Paraburkholderia bonniea DNA contains the following:
- a CDS encoding DUF3318 domain-containing protein, producing the protein MSSTQSDNVSERRPVAKDLSTPGLRAVRKQLLIIRADLEREELGQATAELRQAVASFNWIKFLVPSLGNLRWGAAKNTGTQFGSLLKQYPLLSSLASLLLAKPLRTTLIASAVPILKWGSLSFAAWETYRVWKQIRRDTRKDAR; encoded by the coding sequence ATGAGCTCAACCCAATCCGATAACGTTTCAGAGCGGCGACCGGTTGCCAAAGACCTGAGCACACCGGGTCTGCGCGCGGTACGCAAGCAGTTGCTGATTATTCGTGCGGATCTCGAACGCGAGGAGCTTGGCCAGGCCACCGCCGAACTCCGCCAGGCCGTCGCCAGCTTCAACTGGATCAAATTCCTGGTGCCCAGCCTTGGCAACCTACGCTGGGGTGCAGCAAAAAATACCGGAACCCAGTTTGGCTCGCTGCTCAAGCAGTACCCCTTGCTTAGCTCACTGGCCTCACTGTTACTCGCCAAACCATTGCGCACCACGCTGATCGCCAGCGCGGTACCCATCCTCAAATGGGGCAGCCTGAGCTTCGCCGCATGGGAAACGTACCGCGTATGGAAACAAATCCGGCGCGACACCCGCAAAGACGCACGCTAG
- a CDS encoding phage holin family protein has product MTIDNPSQRADSSPLRRLFGSVFAILQTRLELAGIELAEEKSRLFSTLFFGLAAMMLATMALIALTALIAIVFWNTPWRWAALGSITGVYALAAIFCALRARRGLQQVPNIFEATLNEFEKDRELFRRQ; this is encoded by the coding sequence ATGACGATCGACAACCCATCGCAGCGTGCGGACTCCAGTCCGTTACGCCGCCTCTTCGGCTCCGTTTTCGCCATTCTGCAAACACGGCTTGAACTCGCCGGCATCGAGCTGGCCGAAGAAAAAAGCCGTTTGTTCAGCACACTGTTTTTCGGCCTGGCAGCGATGATGCTGGCCACCATGGCATTAATTGCCCTCACCGCACTGATCGCCATCGTTTTCTGGAACACGCCCTGGCGTTGGGCGGCACTCGGCAGCATTACGGGCGTCTATGCGCTAGCCGCCATTTTCTGTGCGTTACGTGCCCGCCGCGGGCTGCAGCAAGTACCCAATATTTTCGAAGCCACGCTCAACGAATTCGAAAAAGACCGGGAACTCTTTCGCCGGCAATAA
- a CDS encoding DUF883 family protein, producing MSEINKEPSMSDIKTVLADAEDLLKQAASATGERASELRETTLARIKQAKEKAADVQVVVVEKGKKAARATDDYVHEHPWASIGIAAGIGALIGLLINRK from the coding sequence ATGTCAGAAATCAATAAGGAGCCATCGATGTCGGATATCAAAACTGTTCTCGCAGATGCAGAAGATTTGTTGAAGCAAGCGGCTAGCGCCACCGGTGAACGCGCGTCAGAATTGCGCGAAACAACCCTGGCCCGCATCAAGCAAGCCAAAGAAAAAGCCGCTGACGTACAAGTCGTCGTCGTTGAAAAAGGCAAAAAAGCAGCACGCGCCACGGACGATTATGTCCACGAGCATCCATGGGCCTCCATTGGCATTGCCGCTGGTATCGGCGCACTGATCGGTCTGCTGATAAATCGCAAGTAA
- a CDS encoding peroxiredoxin yields MSLRLGDTAPDFEQESSVGPIRFHEWLGKSWGVLFSHPADFTPVCTTELGLTAKLASEFERRNVKTIALSVDSAESHKEWIKDINETQAANVGFPILADGNRKVAELYDMIHPNASATLTVRSLFVIDPEKKVRLIITYPASTGRNFDEVLRVIDSLQLTDHHQVATPGNWKQGDDVVIVPSLKDEAVIQQKFPKGYKALRPYLRMTPQPDKK; encoded by the coding sequence ATGAGTCTACGTCTCGGCGATACCGCCCCCGATTTCGAACAGGAATCCAGCGTTGGTCCTATTCGCTTTCATGAATGGCTGGGCAAGAGTTGGGGGGTGCTGTTTTCGCATCCAGCTGATTTCACACCGGTTTGCACCACTGAACTTGGTCTGACGGCCAAGCTCGCCAGCGAATTTGAGCGGCGTAATGTCAAAACGATTGCGTTGTCGGTGGATAGCGCGGAATCGCACAAAGAGTGGATCAAGGACATTAACGAAACGCAGGCTGCCAACGTCGGTTTTCCGATTCTTGCCGATGGCAACCGCAAGGTTGCTGAGCTGTACGACATGATTCATCCGAATGCGAGCGCGACGCTGACGGTGCGTTCGCTGTTTGTGATTGATCCGGAGAAAAAGGTGCGGCTAATCATCACGTATCCGGCTAGCACCGGGCGGAACTTTGATGAAGTGCTGCGGGTGATTGATTCGTTGCAACTCACCGATCACCATCAGGTGGCGACCCCGGGCAACTGGAAGCAGGGCGATGACGTCGTGATCGTGCCGTCGCTGAAAGATGAAGCCGTGATCCAGCAAAAATTTCCGAAAGGCTATAAGGCATTGCGTCCGTATCTGCGGATGACGCCTCAGCCTGACAAGAAATAA
- a CDS encoding acyl-CoA dehydrogenase — MAATAQFHWADPLLLDQQLTDDERMVRDAAAAYAQDKLAPRVLNAFRRETTEVEIFREMGAIGLLGPTIPEQYGGPGLNYVSYGLIAREVERVDSGYRSMMSVQSSLVMVPIFEFGTEEQKARYLPKLASGEWIGCFGLTEPDHGSDPGSMVTRATPVDGGYTLSGAKMWITNAPIADVFVIWAKLTEDGKDTIRGFILEKGWKGLSAPTIHGKVGLRASITGEIVLDQVFVPEASLLPHVRGLRGPFTCLDSARYGIAWGALGAAEDCWHTARQYTLERKQFGRPLAANQLIQKKLVDMQTELTLALQGVLRLGRMKEEGSAAVEITSMMKRNSCGKALDIARLARDMLGGNGISDEFGVARHLVNLEVVNTYEGTHDIHALILGRAQTGIQAFF, encoded by the coding sequence ATGGCCGCCACCGCGCAATTTCACTGGGCAGACCCGCTGCTGCTCGACCAGCAACTCACCGATGACGAGCGCATGGTGCGCGACGCGGCCGCCGCCTATGCCCAGGACAAGCTCGCACCACGCGTGCTGAACGCGTTCCGGCGCGAAACCACCGAGGTTGAGATCTTCCGTGAAATGGGGGCCATTGGCCTGCTTGGCCCCACGATTCCCGAGCAATACGGCGGCCCCGGCCTGAACTACGTCAGCTACGGCCTGATTGCCCGCGAAGTGGAACGGGTCGACTCCGGTTACCGCTCGATGATGTCGGTGCAGTCATCGCTGGTGATGGTGCCGATCTTTGAATTTGGCACAGAGGAACAAAAAGCCCGCTACCTGCCCAAACTGGCCAGCGGCGAATGGATCGGCTGCTTCGGCCTGACCGAACCCGACCACGGCTCCGACCCGGGCAGCATGGTGACCCGAGCCACACCGGTGGATGGCGGCTATACCCTCTCGGGCGCGAAGATGTGGATCACCAATGCGCCGATCGCCGACGTCTTCGTGATCTGGGCCAAGCTCACCGAAGACGGCAAGGACACGATTCGCGGCTTTATTCTCGAAAAAGGCTGGAAGGGGCTCTCCGCCCCTACGATTCACGGCAAGGTGGGGCTGCGCGCGTCGATCACCGGTGAGATCGTGCTTGATCAGGTGTTCGTACCCGAAGCCAGCCTGCTGCCGCACGTACGCGGACTGCGCGGCCCCTTTACCTGCCTCGATTCAGCGCGCTACGGCATTGCGTGGGGCGCGCTAGGCGCGGCCGAAGATTGCTGGCACACAGCGCGGCAATACACCCTGGAGCGCAAACAATTCGGCCGGCCGCTCGCGGCCAACCAGTTGATCCAGAAAAAACTGGTCGACATGCAAACCGAGCTCACGCTCGCACTGCAAGGCGTGCTGCGACTGGGGCGCATGAAAGAAGAAGGCAGCGCGGCAGTCGAGATCACTTCGATGATGAAACGCAACTCGTGCGGCAAAGCGCTCGATATCGCCCGGCTAGCGCGCGACATGTTGGGCGGCAACGGCATTTCAGATGAATTCGGCGTGGCACGGCACCTGGTCAACCTCGAAGTCGTGAATACCTACGAAGGCACCCACGATATTCATGCACTCATTCTGGGCCGCGCCCAGACGGGTATTCAGGCGTTTTTTTGA
- a CDS encoding IclR family transcriptional regulator, which translates to MKPPLMNLSVSAEALDERKFVVALARGLELLRAFRPGETLLGNGDLAARTGLPKATVNRLAYTLTTLGYLRFDEQLGKYALDAGVLSLGFALLSGSDTLELARPHLRRLAREVGAAVSLGCRDGLDMIYLETVRSETALTLGLASGSRLSMLTSSMGRAWLAVQPEVERAELLAELAAGAQNPAWLAGAQQEIKAFAQTGCCFSFRAWHDDVNAVAVPFREPRDGRWLVLSCSGPASSMSEAVFRDSIAPRLKALARRLGVTG; encoded by the coding sequence ATGAAACCCCCTTTGATGAACCTTTCTGTGTCTGCTGAGGCGCTTGATGAGCGCAAGTTCGTGGTTGCGCTGGCGCGCGGGCTTGAGCTGCTGCGGGCGTTTCGCCCGGGTGAGACGCTGTTGGGAAATGGCGATCTGGCCGCGCGGACAGGTTTGCCGAAGGCGACCGTCAATCGCCTGGCTTATACGCTCACGACGCTGGGCTATTTGCGTTTCGATGAGCAGTTGGGCAAATACGCGCTGGATGCGGGTGTGCTGTCGCTGGGGTTCGCGCTGCTGTCGGGTTCTGACACGCTGGAACTCGCGCGGCCTCATCTGCGCAGGCTGGCACGCGAGGTGGGGGCGGCGGTGTCGCTGGGCTGCCGCGATGGGCTTGACATGATTTATCTGGAAACGGTGCGCAGCGAAACTGCGCTGACGCTGGGGCTGGCCTCGGGCTCAAGGCTGTCGATGCTGACGAGTTCGATGGGGCGGGCGTGGCTGGCGGTTCAGCCGGAGGTTGAGCGCGCCGAGCTGCTCGCGGAACTGGCCGCTGGGGCGCAGAACCCGGCATGGCTGGCAGGGGCGCAGCAGGAGATCAAGGCGTTCGCGCAGACGGGCTGCTGCTTTTCTTTCCGCGCGTGGCACGACGATGTGAATGCGGTGGCGGTGCCGTTCCGGGAGCCGCGCGATGGACGCTGGCTGGTGCTGAGCTGCAGCGGGCCGGCTTCGTCAATGAGTGAGGCGGTGTTTCGTGACAGCATTGCGCCGCGTCTGAAAGCGCTGGCGCGGCGGTTGGGTGTGACGGGCTGA
- a CDS encoding EAL domain-containing protein has protein sequence MIAHTITDLAARAAHHPFLQDHLTLDANGHVIAQFAEIKLGSAYEPIFDISVNALAQSLSAAPHSAERFGDELGFQAQTLRQDHTQKEPRDARDPFGPIASETELVTLDRLSRAMHAFNFFGAQRHGLLFLRVHERLLKSVKYDHGRHFSTVLLSFGLNPARIVIELPSAAVAHRTFLEYLTKSYQRHGFRVAGNLPNAGQIMSMPDMARLDFIMMDASSALRDAVVKPLAGYAKRLRIPLIFTGISNEAQFELLRQFDVQFVQGPLFSPPLEVRR, from the coding sequence ATGATTGCGCACACCATTACTGATCTCGCCGCCCGCGCGGCGCACCATCCGTTTTTACAAGACCATCTGACGCTCGACGCCAACGGCCACGTCATCGCGCAGTTTGCCGAGATCAAACTAGGCAGTGCCTACGAACCCATTTTCGACATCAGCGTGAATGCACTGGCGCAATCGCTCAGTGCCGCGCCGCACAGCGCGGAACGTTTCGGTGACGAACTGGGGTTTCAGGCGCAGACACTGCGGCAGGATCACACGCAGAAGGAGCCCCGTGATGCGCGTGACCCATTCGGCCCCATCGCCAGCGAAACAGAACTAGTCACGCTAGACCGCCTCTCACGTGCGATGCACGCGTTCAACTTTTTTGGCGCGCAGCGGCATGGGCTGCTGTTTTTGCGGGTTCACGAGCGTTTGCTCAAGAGCGTCAAGTACGACCATGGCCGGCATTTTTCGACCGTGCTGCTGTCGTTCGGACTCAACCCGGCGCGCATCGTGATCGAGCTGCCCTCAGCAGCGGTCGCGCATCGCACGTTTCTGGAATATCTGACCAAGAGCTACCAGCGCCATGGCTTCCGGGTAGCAGGCAACCTGCCCAACGCCGGACAGATCATGTCGATGCCCGATATGGCACGGCTCGATTTCATCATGATGGATGCCAGCAGCGCGTTGCGCGATGCCGTGGTCAAGCCATTAGCGGGCTACGCCAAACGGCTGCGCATTCCGCTGATTTTCACCGGGATCAGTAACGAAGCGCAGTTCGAGCTGCTGCGCCAGTTTGATGTGCAATTCGTGCAAGGGCCGCTGTTCTCCCCGCCGCTGGAGGTGAGGCGTTAG
- a CDS encoding MFS transporter yields the protein MSVQPSAASVIEIERVLAGSSRPGFQWLLFALCGLCLVIDGFDAQAMGYVAPSVIGEWHVSKATLGPVFSASLFGMLLGALGLSVLADRIGRRPVLIGATLFFALSMLATPLVSTIPGLIALRFITGLGLGCIMPNAMALVGEFSSPAHRVKRMMLVSCGFTLGAALGGFLSAALIPAYGWRAVFWVGGAVPLVLALVMLVALPESLQFLVLKGDQARARRWLAKFDPALRLDASTRLVVSEPPMRGAPVAELFRAGRGPVTLVLWAISLMNLMDLYFLSNWLPTVMRDAGYTPAMAVIVGTTLQTGGVIGTLLLGVLIERFGFVRVLFGCFAAAALFVGAIGAVAHALPWLLLVVFAGGFCVVGGQPAVNALAGHYYPTALRSTGIGWSLGIGRIGSVIGPLVGGQLIALNWSNTALFQAAALPVLGSALLVLVLALVTRRGLLGAQAV from the coding sequence ATGAGTGTTCAGCCGTCCGCGGCCAGCGTGATCGAAATCGAGCGTGTGCTGGCGGGTTCGTCCCGGCCGGGGTTTCAATGGTTGCTGTTCGCGTTGTGCGGGCTGTGTCTGGTGATTGATGGCTTCGATGCCCAGGCCATGGGCTATGTCGCGCCGAGTGTGATCGGCGAATGGCATGTGTCGAAAGCTACGCTAGGCCCGGTCTTCAGCGCCAGCCTGTTCGGCATGCTGCTGGGTGCGCTGGGGCTCTCGGTGCTGGCTGACCGGATCGGGCGGCGGCCCGTGCTGATTGGCGCGACATTGTTTTTCGCGCTGTCGATGCTGGCCACGCCGCTGGTTAGCACGATCCCCGGTTTGATCGCGCTGCGTTTTATCACTGGGCTCGGGCTCGGTTGCATCATGCCCAACGCGATGGCGCTCGTCGGTGAGTTTTCCAGCCCTGCGCACCGGGTCAAACGAATGATGCTGGTGTCGTGCGGTTTCACGCTGGGTGCGGCGCTGGGTGGTTTCCTCAGTGCCGCGCTGATTCCGGCCTATGGCTGGCGCGCGGTGTTTTGGGTGGGCGGGGCGGTGCCGCTGGTGCTGGCACTGGTGATGCTGGTGGCGTTGCCGGAGTCGTTGCAGTTTCTGGTGCTCAAAGGCGATCAGGCGCGCGCCCGGCGCTGGCTGGCGAAGTTCGATCCGGCGTTGCGGCTGGATGCCAGCACGCGTCTGGTGGTGAGTGAGCCGCCCATGCGCGGTGCGCCGGTTGCGGAGCTGTTTCGCGCGGGCCGGGGGCCGGTCACGCTGGTTCTCTGGGCGATTAGCTTGATGAACCTGATGGATCTGTATTTCCTCTCGAACTGGCTGCCCACCGTAATGCGTGATGCGGGTTATACGCCTGCGATGGCGGTGATCGTCGGTACTACGTTGCAAACCGGTGGGGTGATCGGCACTTTGCTGCTAGGGGTGTTGATCGAGCGCTTTGGCTTCGTGCGGGTGTTGTTCGGCTGTTTTGCTGCGGCGGCGTTGTTTGTCGGGGCGATTGGCGCGGTGGCGCATGCGCTGCCGTGGTTGTTGCTGGTGGTGTTTGCGGGTGGCTTTTGTGTGGTCGGTGGCCAGCCTGCGGTGAATGCGCTGGCTGGGCATTATTACCCCACCGCGCTGCGTTCGACCGGGATCGGCTGGAGCCTCGGCATTGGCCGGATTGGCTCGGTGATCGGGCCGTTGGTTGGTGGCCAGCTGATTGCGCTGAACTGGTCGAATACCGCGTTGTTTCAGGCGGCGGCGCTGCCGGTGCTGGGTTCGGCGCTGCTGGTGCTGGTGCTGGCGCTGGTAACCCGGCGCGGCTTGCTGGGCGCGCAAGCGGTGTGA
- the hmgA gene encoding homogentisate 1,2-dioxygenase, whose translation MQVPIQPAGQLRAELEPGYQSGFANEFATEALPGALPQGRNSPQRAAYGLYAEQLSGTAFTAPRADNRRSWLYRLRPAAVHQPFVRLAPHRLSRIVANFHDVPPTPPNPLRWDPLPLPAEPTDFIDGWSTMAGNGAAEAMSGCAIHCYVANRSMDGRFFYNADGELLIVPQEGRLQIATELGRLDVGPGEIAVIPRGVRFAVTLPDGVARGYLAENFGALLRLPDLGPIGSNGLAQPRDFLTPHAAYEDREGAFELVTKVNGVLWHAPLGHSPLDVVAWHGNYAPYKYDLRRFNTLGSISFDHPDPSIFLVLQAPSDTPGVDTLDFVIFPPRWLVAEDTFRPPWFHRNVASEFMGLVQGVYDAKAAGFVPGGASLHNCMVAHGPDAETFARASHSDTTTPHKVSDTLAFMFETRTLLKPTRFALEEAPLQADYFECWQGLTKHFTPEQR comes from the coding sequence ATGCAAGTTCCTATCCAACCCGCTGGCCAACTGCGAGCGGAGCTTGAGCCTGGTTATCAGTCGGGTTTTGCCAACGAATTCGCTACAGAAGCGCTGCCCGGTGCCTTGCCACAAGGGCGTAACTCGCCGCAGCGCGCGGCGTATGGCCTGTATGCCGAGCAGCTTTCCGGCACGGCGTTCACCGCGCCGCGCGCGGATAACCGGCGTAGCTGGCTGTACCGCTTGCGGCCCGCAGCGGTGCATCAGCCGTTTGTGCGGCTGGCACCGCACCGGCTGAGCCGGATCGTGGCGAACTTCCACGATGTGCCGCCTACGCCGCCGAATCCGCTGCGCTGGGACCCGTTGCCGCTGCCGGCTGAGCCGACCGATTTCATCGACGGCTGGAGCACGATGGCGGGCAATGGCGCGGCGGAGGCGATGAGTGGCTGTGCGATTCATTGCTATGTGGCGAACCGCTCGATGGACGGGCGTTTTTTCTATAACGCCGATGGCGAGTTGCTGATCGTGCCGCAGGAAGGCCGGTTGCAGATTGCGACCGAACTGGGGCGGCTTGATGTGGGGCCCGGTGAGATCGCGGTGATTCCGCGCGGGGTGCGTTTTGCGGTGACGCTGCCGGATGGCGTCGCGCGTGGCTATCTGGCCGAAAACTTCGGTGCGCTGCTCCGTCTGCCAGATCTGGGCCCGATTGGCTCGAATGGTCTGGCTCAGCCCCGTGATTTTCTGACGCCGCATGCGGCCTATGAAGACCGCGAAGGCGCGTTTGAACTCGTCACCAAGGTGAATGGCGTGCTCTGGCATGCGCCGCTGGGTCATTCGCCGCTCGATGTGGTGGCTTGGCATGGCAATTACGCGCCGTACAAATACGATTTGCGCCGCTTCAATACGCTGGGTTCGATCAGCTTCGATCACCCTGATCCGTCGATTTTTCTGGTGCTGCAAGCGCCGAGCGATACGCCGGGTGTCGATACGCTGGATTTCGTGATTTTTCCGCCGCGCTGGCTGGTGGCGGAAGACACCTTTCGCCCGCCGTGGTTTCACCGCAATGTGGCGAGCGAATTCATGGGCCTGGTGCAGGGGGTGTACGACGCCAAGGCGGCGGGTTTTGTGCCGGGCGGCGCGAGCTTGCACAACTGCATGGTGGCGCATGGGCCCGATGCTGAGACGTTCGCGCGGGCCTCGCATAGCGACACCACTACGCCGCATAAAGTCAGCGATACGCTGGCCTTCATGTTCGAAACCCGCACCTTGCTCAAGCCGACGCGCTTTGCGCTCGAAGAAGCGCCTTTGCAGGCGGATTACTTCGAATGCTGGCAGGGCCTGACGAAACATTTCACTCCGGAGCAGCGATGA
- the fahA gene encoding fumarylacetoacetase: MSMTHELQATWAASRKSWLESANHPTCDFSLQNLPFGIFSSVSQPEPRVGVALGEMIVDLAALHDAGLLTLSSAAHAGVLRQRVLNGFIALGRETWRSVRIQLSALFARETATLRDAPALRDQVLLRQDQATLHLPLDIPGYTDFYSSKEHATNVGSMFRDPAQALLPNWTEMPIGYNGRASSVVLSGTPVRRPQGQLKLPGSERPVFGPCRKLDFELETAFIIGRGNALGEPVSCAEAEDHIFGMVLLNDWSARDIQQWEYVPLGPFNAKTFATTISPWVVTLDALEPFRVAQPLQSPEPLAYLRHGAAAGVEGAERTEGAPAHAFDIALEARLLPAGAAQPEVISQTNFRYLYWTMAQQLAHHTVSGCNTRVGDLMGSGTISGPTPASSGSLLELSRNGATPLQLAGGTRSFIEDGDAITLAGWCQGAGYRVGFGLCEGEVRPA, encoded by the coding sequence ATGAGCATGACGCATGAGCTTCAGGCGACGTGGGCTGCGTCGCGCAAGAGCTGGCTTGAGAGCGCGAACCATCCCACTTGTGATTTTTCGCTGCAGAACCTGCCGTTCGGCATTTTCAGTTCGGTGTCCCAGCCTGAGCCTCGGGTGGGGGTGGCGCTGGGCGAGATGATTGTCGATCTGGCGGCGCTGCATGACGCGGGGCTGTTGACGCTGTCTTCAGCCGCACACGCTGGGGTGCTGCGTCAACGTGTGCTGAACGGTTTCATCGCGCTCGGGCGTGAGACGTGGCGCAGCGTGCGAATTCAGTTAAGCGCGTTATTCGCCCGCGAGACGGCGACCCTGCGTGACGCGCCCGCGCTGCGTGATCAGGTGCTGCTGCGCCAGGATCAGGCCACCTTGCATCTGCCACTCGATATTCCTGGCTACACCGATTTCTATTCTTCGAAAGAACACGCGACTAACGTCGGCTCGATGTTCCGTGACCCAGCGCAGGCGCTGTTGCCGAACTGGACTGAAATGCCGATTGGCTATAACGGCCGGGCTTCGTCAGTGGTGCTGAGTGGCACGCCGGTGCGGCGGCCGCAGGGCCAGTTGAAGCTGCCGGGCAGTGAGCGGCCGGTGTTTGGCCCATGCCGCAAGCTGGATTTCGAACTGGAAACGGCTTTCATCATCGGCCGTGGCAATGCGCTGGGGGAGCCAGTGAGCTGTGCTGAGGCGGAAGACCATATCTTCGGCATGGTGCTGCTCAATGACTGGAGCGCGCGCGATATCCAGCAATGGGAATACGTGCCGCTCGGGCCTTTCAATGCCAAGACCTTCGCCACCACGATTTCGCCCTGGGTGGTCACGCTGGATGCGTTGGAGCCGTTTCGGGTGGCGCAGCCGCTTCAGTCGCCCGAGCCGTTGGCCTATCTGCGCCATGGTGCGGCAGCGGGAGTCGAGGGGGCAGAGCGGACAGAGGGGGCCCCAGCGCACGCGTTTGATATCGCGCTGGAAGCGCGGTTGCTGCCTGCGGGTGCTGCGCAGCCGGAGGTGATTAGCCAAACTAACTTCCGCTATTTGTACTGGACCATGGCGCAGCAACTGGCGCATCACACCGTTTCGGGCTGTAACACTCGGGTGGGCGACCTGATGGGCTCGGGCACGATCAGCGGGCCCACGCCAGCTTCGTCTGGCAGCTTGCTGGAGCTGAGCCGCAATGGCGCGACGCCGCTGCAACTGGCGGGAGGCACGCGCAGCTTCATCGAAGATGGCGACGCAATCACGCTGGCGGGCTGGTGCCAGGGCGCGGGCTATAGGGTCGGGTTTGGGCTGTGCGAAGGGGAGGTGAGGCCGGCCTGA
- a CDS encoding LysR family transcriptional regulator — protein sequence MQIAVLETFLKIAEVGSFSRASQLLFISQPTVSARIQTLETSLGQKLFRRLNNVVELTQAGRTFLPYAQAVVRSWTKARQEIALPQGFIGILTVGAPPSLWCDYLLEHMAAFQTKVSTVAFNAVVADAKTVLDKLDAGEIDVAVLHEPTIKTDWSTRKLFADSLVLVSTSPRQLVRWDPRYVFIDWGASYREQHFRAYPVDDTPLVTFSDASIALSYLLNVGGSAYLPQRWLDLPEYRERLFPVPGAPVFERDVFMVTDSQLTGTGWRSEAIETLFT from the coding sequence ATGCAAATTGCCGTGCTGGAGACTTTTCTGAAAATTGCGGAAGTCGGCAGCTTCAGCCGCGCCTCGCAGTTGCTGTTCATCAGCCAGCCGACGGTCAGCGCCCGCATCCAGACCCTCGAAACCAGCCTCGGACAAAAGCTCTTTCGCCGCCTGAACAACGTTGTGGAACTCACTCAGGCGGGCCGGACCTTTTTGCCGTATGCGCAAGCGGTGGTGCGCAGCTGGACCAAGGCGCGTCAGGAAATCGCGTTGCCGCAAGGCTTTATCGGTATCTTGACGGTGGGCGCGCCGCCTTCGCTGTGGTGCGATTACCTGCTGGAGCACATGGCGGCGTTCCAGACCAAGGTGAGCACCGTGGCCTTCAACGCGGTGGTCGCCGATGCCAAGACCGTGCTGGACAAGCTTGATGCTGGTGAAATCGACGTCGCCGTACTGCATGAGCCAACGATCAAAACCGACTGGTCCACCCGCAAGCTATTCGCGGATTCACTGGTGCTGGTCTCGACCTCGCCGCGCCAGCTGGTGCGCTGGGACCCGCGCTACGTCTTCATCGACTGGGGCGCAAGCTACCGCGAGCAGCATTTCCGGGCATATCCGGTTGACGACACACCGCTGGTTACTTTCAGCGACGCCAGCATTGCGCTGAGCTATTTGCTGAATGTCGGCGGCTCGGCATATCTGCCGCAACGCTGGCTCGATCTGCCCGAATACCGTGAGCGATTATTTCCAGTTCCTGGTGCGCCGGTGTTTGAAAGAGATGTGTTTATGGTTACTGATAGCCAGCTCACCGGGACAGGATGGCGTAGTGAAGCGATTGAAACGCTGTTTACATAA
- a CDS encoding quaternary amine ABC transporter ATP-binding protein: MTQHMMGSRDSAVSSARAQGPAMIDCRGIWKVFGAEDVAASVKRSILSGALDPAQARRDHGCVVSVQDVSFTVYPGEIFCVMGLSGSGKSTLIRHLNRLIDPTAGEIVIDGESICRYNASELRALRATRVGMVFQNMALLPHRSVESNVGLALELRGVSAARRAKTVAQVLDVVGLGGWGGCQVQALSGGMQQRVGLARALAADPGILLMDEPFSALDPLIRRQLQNEFRSLSRDMGKTTVFITHDLDEAIRLGDRIAIMKDGRFVQVGTPAEIVMQPADGFVAEFVQGISRMHLVHAGQIMLPLEAYLSQTGQRLADLNALPQASDVSLLHELIDLAVAQQQPIAIHHAGVIAGVVTPHVLLQTVREGHPA; this comes from the coding sequence GTGACACAGCACATGATGGGTTCGAGAGATAGCGCGGTGAGCTCTGCCCGCGCACAAGGTCCGGCAATGATTGATTGCCGGGGAATCTGGAAGGTATTTGGCGCTGAAGACGTGGCAGCGAGCGTCAAGCGCAGCATTCTCAGCGGAGCGCTGGACCCCGCCCAGGCTCGCCGCGACCACGGTTGCGTGGTGAGCGTGCAGGACGTCAGCTTTACGGTGTATCCCGGCGAGATCTTCTGCGTGATGGGTTTGTCGGGCAGCGGCAAATCCACGCTGATCCGCCATCTGAATCGTTTGATTGACCCGACTGCGGGCGAGATCGTGATTGATGGCGAGTCGATCTGCCGTTACAACGCCAGCGAATTACGGGCGTTGCGCGCCACACGGGTGGGGATGGTGTTTCAGAACATGGCGCTGCTGCCGCACCGTAGTGTGGAAAGCAATGTTGGCCTCGCGCTGGAGTTGCGTGGAGTCAGTGCTGCCAGGCGGGCGAAAACCGTGGCTCAGGTGCTGGACGTCGTGGGGCTGGGTGGCTGGGGTGGCTGCCAGGTGCAGGCGTTGTCTGGCGGTATGCAGCAGCGCGTGGGCTTAGCCCGGGCGCTGGCCGCCGACCCTGGCATCTTGCTGATGGATGAGCCGTTTAGCGCGCTTGATCCGTTGATCCGGCGGCAGTTGCAAAACGAATTCAGGAGCCTGTCGCGCGATATGGGCAAAACCACGGTGTTCATCACACATGACCTTGATGAAGCGATTCGTTTAGGTGACCGGATTGCGATCATGAAAGACGGCCGCTTTGTTCAAGTTGGCACGCCCGCCGAAATCGTGATGCAGCCTGCAGATGGTTTTGTGGCCGAGTTCGTGCAGGGCATATCGCGCATGCATCTGGTGCATGCCGGGCAGATCATGCTGCCGCTTGAGGCGTATCTGAGCCAGACCGGTCAGCGTCTGGCTGATCTCAACGCGTTGCCACAGGCATCGGACGTGAGCCTGTTACACGAACTGATTGATCTGGCCGTGGCGCAGCAGCAGCCGATTGCGATTCATCACGCGGGCGTGATCGCGGGCGTTGTGACGCCGCACGTGCTTTTGCAAACCGTCAGGGAAGGACATCCAGCATGA